A DNA window from Amycolatopsis sp. DSM 110486 contains the following coding sequences:
- the coaE gene encoding dephospho-CoA kinase produces MLRVGLTGGIGAGKSTVANRFAEHGAVLVDSDRIAREVVEPGTPGLAALVEAFGEDILSADGSLDRPALAAKAFADDASRKRLNGIVHPLVGARTAELMAEAADDAVIVHDIPLLVEGNLAPAYHLVVIVDAPVEVRVRRLVEARGMAEADARARIRAQASDEQRRAIADVWLDNGGPQDGVLAEVDALWADRLVPFEANLRLRKPRPPMSPVIVPSDPTWPLQAERRLARLRQIAGERLLRADHIGSTAVPGLPAKDVLDLQLTVPTPADADALAEPLADAGFPRLEGDWWDDPQDGSAAPWPKRLHVGADPKRPVNLHVRTPETPAWRLALLFRDWIRANPAERDAYAAVKEQLAREHSADGTVADYADAKQGWVNDAFTRAGIWAEQTSWQP; encoded by the coding sequence ATGCTGCGAGTGGGTCTGACGGGCGGGATCGGCGCGGGGAAATCGACGGTGGCGAACCGGTTCGCGGAGCACGGTGCCGTGCTGGTGGACTCCGACCGGATCGCGCGTGAGGTCGTGGAGCCGGGCACGCCTGGGCTGGCGGCCTTGGTCGAGGCGTTCGGCGAGGACATCCTGTCCGCTGACGGGTCGCTCGACCGTCCGGCGCTGGCCGCGAAGGCGTTCGCCGACGACGCGTCGCGCAAGCGCCTCAACGGGATCGTGCACCCGCTCGTCGGGGCGCGCACGGCCGAGCTGATGGCCGAGGCAGCCGACGACGCGGTGATCGTCCACGACATCCCGCTGCTCGTGGAGGGCAACCTGGCGCCGGCGTACCACCTCGTGGTGATCGTCGACGCGCCCGTGGAGGTCCGCGTGCGCCGGCTCGTGGAGGCGCGTGGCATGGCGGAGGCCGACGCGCGGGCGCGGATCCGCGCGCAGGCCAGCGACGAGCAGCGCCGCGCGATCGCCGACGTCTGGCTCGACAACGGCGGCCCGCAGGACGGCGTGCTCGCCGAGGTCGACGCGCTGTGGGCCGACCGGCTGGTGCCGTTCGAGGCCAACCTGCGGCTGCGCAAGCCGCGCCCGCCGATGTCGCCCGTGATCGTGCCCTCCGACCCGACGTGGCCGTTGCAGGCCGAACGCCGGCTCGCGCGCCTGCGGCAGATCGCGGGGGAGCGGCTGCTGCGCGCCGACCACATCGGGTCCACCGCCGTGCCCGGCCTGCCCGCCAAGGACGTCCTCGACCTGCAGCTGACCGTTCCCACGCCGGCCGACGCCGACGCGCTCGCCGAACCGCTGGCCGACGCCGGCTTCCCCCGGCTGGAGGGCGACTGGTGGGACGACCCGCAGGACGGCTCCGCCGCGCCGTGGCCGAAGCGCCTCCACGTGGGTGCCGACCCGAAGCGCCCGGTGAATCTGCACGTCCGTACGCCCGAGACCCCGGCGTGGCGCCTCGCGCTGCTGTTCCGCGACTGGATCCGCGCGAACCCGGCCGAGCGCGACGCGTACGCGGCGGTGAAGGAGCAGCTCGCGCGCGAGCACTCGGCCGACGGCACCGTCGCGGACTACGCCGACGCCAAGCAGGGCTGGGTCAACGACGCGTTCACCCGCGCCGGGATCTGGGCCGAGCAGACGTCGTGGCAGCCGTGA
- a CDS encoding GlxA family transcriptional regulator, giving the protein MERSERVVVVVYDAVRLLDVTGPLEVFGMANEHGAHYELLTASPGGTDVRTTTGTRLGADVALEDVDVEGGTLVVPGSPNWQITVTDEHLLDEVRRLSRQARRTASVCAGAFTLAAAGLLEGRRAATHWELADQLARRYPGVEVDCEAIFVRDGSVISSAGVTSGIDLSLALVEEDLGSEAARLVAKHLVVFLQRPGGQSQFSVRLAAQPARNDLLRGIMDRITADPSADHSLSLLADDAGVSVRHLTRLFRDQMGTSVARFVESTRLEAARQLLETGTDPLDVVARRTGFGSAETLRRVFTRELGVPPSAYRARFRTTGTPALAGAGR; this is encoded by the coding sequence ATGGAGCGAAGCGAGCGGGTTGTCGTGGTCGTCTACGACGCGGTGCGGCTCCTGGACGTGACCGGGCCGCTCGAGGTGTTCGGGATGGCCAACGAGCACGGCGCGCACTACGAGCTGCTCACCGCGTCGCCGGGCGGCACCGACGTGCGCACCACCACCGGTACGCGCCTGGGTGCCGACGTGGCGCTAGAGGACGTCGACGTCGAGGGCGGCACGCTCGTGGTGCCGGGCAGCCCGAACTGGCAGATCACCGTGACCGACGAGCACCTGCTCGACGAGGTCCGCCGCCTTTCCCGCCAGGCGCGGCGCACGGCGTCGGTGTGCGCGGGCGCCTTCACGCTCGCCGCCGCCGGGCTGCTGGAGGGCCGCCGCGCGGCCACGCACTGGGAGCTCGCCGACCAGCTCGCGCGCCGTTACCCCGGCGTCGAGGTGGACTGCGAAGCGATCTTCGTGCGCGACGGTTCGGTGATCTCCTCGGCCGGCGTCACCTCCGGCATCGACCTGTCGCTGGCCCTCGTGGAGGAGGACCTCGGCTCCGAGGCCGCGCGGCTCGTCGCGAAGCACCTCGTGGTGTTCCTGCAGCGGCCCGGCGGGCAGTCGCAGTTCAGCGTGCGCCTGGCGGCCCAGCCCGCGCGCAACGATCTGCTGCGCGGGATCATGGACCGCATCACGGCCGACCCGTCGGCCGACCACAGCCTGTCTTTGCTCGCCGACGACGCGGGCGTCAGCGTCCGCCACCTCACGCGGCTGTTCCGCGATCAGATGGGCACCTCGGTCGCCCGGTTCGTGGAGAGCACGCGCCTGGAGGCCGCGCGGCAGCTGCTGGAGACGGGCACGGACCCGCTCGACGTGGTCGCGCGCCGCACGGGGTTCGGCTCGGCGGAGACGCTGCGCCGGGTGTTCACGCGGGAGCTGGGGGTGCCGCCGAGCGCCTACCGGGCCCGCTTCCGGACCACGGGCACACCGGCGTTGGCCGGTGCGGGCCGCTAG
- a CDS encoding OsmC family protein, translating into MTEPEPGTVVVSEAGEGRFTQHVTAGGFELVVDEPKSVGGDGSGPTPYDLLLGALGSCTAITLRMYADRKNIPLANVTVRLRHDRIHARDCERCETEVGMVSRISREIELEGDLDEEQRTRLLEIADKCPVHRTLEHEIDVQTKLV; encoded by the coding sequence ATGACTGAGCCGGAACCGGGCACTGTTGTCGTCAGTGAAGCAGGCGAAGGCCGCTTCACTCAGCACGTGACCGCGGGCGGTTTCGAGCTCGTCGTGGACGAGCCCAAGTCGGTCGGCGGCGACGGCAGCGGCCCGACTCCGTACGACCTGTTGCTCGGCGCGCTGGGTTCCTGCACGGCGATCACGCTGCGGATGTACGCGGACCGCAAGAACATCCCGCTGGCGAACGTGACCGTCCGGCTGCGCCACGACCGCATCCACGCGCGCGACTGCGAGCGCTGCGAGACCGAGGTGGGCATGGTCAGCCGCATCAGCCGCGAGATCGAACTCGAGGGTGACCTCGACGAAGAGCAGCGCACGCGGTTGCTGGAGATCGCGGACAAGTGCCCCGTGCACCGCACGCTGGAGCACGAGATCGACGTCCAGACCAAGCTGGTCTGA
- a CDS encoding TetR/AcrR family transcriptional regulator: MATRHLSTQPADQHNRSRFLDAALNVLTDRGVAGLTVRGVAEAAGASTITVYTRFGGRTGLLDALYERAFDLLRDELLDVPPETDDGVADLLEVALAYRRFALESPARYAMMFERSVHGYDPDPELRTAVLRTTFAMFVGKIRRIGDPGRDSRDYGYLLWTSMHGLVSVELTIRSQTPLSDWFIEPTDEANEVMYRTGVLSMITGLGLHN; the protein is encoded by the coding sequence GTGGCCACCCGCCATCTGTCGACGCAACCTGCCGACCAGCACAACCGGAGCCGCTTCCTCGACGCCGCCCTCAACGTGCTCACCGACCGCGGCGTCGCCGGCCTCACCGTGCGCGGCGTGGCCGAGGCGGCCGGGGCGTCCACCATCACCGTCTACACGCGCTTCGGCGGCCGCACCGGCCTGCTCGACGCGCTGTACGAGCGCGCGTTCGACCTCCTGCGCGACGAGCTGCTCGACGTGCCACCGGAGACCGACGACGGCGTCGCGGACCTGCTCGAGGTCGCGCTGGCCTACCGCCGCTTCGCGCTGGAAAGCCCGGCCCGCTACGCGATGATGTTCGAACGCTCGGTCCACGGCTACGACCCGGACCCGGAGCTGCGCACGGCGGTGCTGCGCACGACGTTCGCGATGTTCGTCGGCAAGATCCGCCGCATCGGCGATCCCGGCAGGGACTCGCGCGACTACGGCTATCTGCTGTGGACGTCGATGCACGGTCTGGTCAGTGTCGAGCTCACGATTCGCTCGCAGACGCCGCTGAGCGACTGGTTCATCGAGCCGACCGACGAAGCCAACGAGGTCATGTACCGCACCGGAGTGCTGTCGATGATCACCGGGCTCGGCCTCCACAACTGA
- the rpsA gene encoding 30S ribosomal protein S1: MTTDTATAPTAPTRAPQVAINDIGSEEDFLAAIDKTIKYFNDGDIVEGTIVKVDRDEVLLDIGYKTEGVIPSRELSIKHDVDPAEVVSVGDEVEALVLQKEDKEGRLILSKKRAQYERAWGTIEELKEKDEPVKGTVIEVVKGGLILDIGLRGFLPASLVEMRRVRDLQPYVGRELEAKIIELDKNRNNVVLSRRAYLEQTQSEVRSEFLNNLAKGQVRKGVVSSIVNFGAFVDLGGVDGLVHVSELSWKHIDHPSEVVEVGQEVTVEVLDVDMDRERVSLSLKATQEDPWRQFARTHAIGQIVPGKVTKLVPFGAFVRVEEGIEGLVHISELAERHVEIPEQVVQVNGDVMVKVIDIDLERRRISLSLKQANEGVTAETEFDPTQYGMAAEYDPEGNYIYPEGFDPDTQEWQDGFDKQREEWERQYAEALTRYEAHMAQVKKAAEADAEAAADAATGIEGGSGGGDQTYTSAPAEAKSGGTLASDEQLAALREKLSGGQG, encoded by the coding sequence ATGACCACCGACACCGCCACCGCCCCGACCGCCCCCACCAGGGCCCCGCAGGTCGCCATCAACGACATCGGGTCGGAGGAAGACTTCCTCGCGGCTATCGACAAGACCATCAAGTACTTCAACGATGGCGACATCGTTGAAGGCACGATCGTCAAGGTCGACCGCGACGAGGTCCTGCTCGACATCGGCTACAAGACCGAGGGTGTCATCCCCTCGCGCGAGCTTTCCATCAAGCACGATGTCGACCCGGCTGAGGTTGTCTCCGTCGGCGATGAGGTCGAAGCTCTCGTTCTCCAGAAGGAGGACAAGGAAGGCCGCCTGATCCTGTCCAAGAAGCGCGCTCAGTACGAGCGCGCCTGGGGCACGATCGAAGAGCTCAAGGAGAAGGACGAGCCCGTCAAGGGCACCGTCATCGAGGTCGTCAAGGGTGGTCTCATCCTGGACATCGGCCTCCGCGGCTTCCTTCCCGCCTCGCTGGTCGAGATGCGCCGTGTGCGCGACTTGCAGCCGTACGTCGGCCGCGAGCTCGAGGCGAAGATCATCGAGCTGGACAAGAACCGCAACAACGTGGTCCTGTCCCGCCGCGCCTACCTCGAGCAGACGCAGTCCGAGGTCCGCAGCGAGTTCCTCAACAACCTCGCCAAGGGCCAGGTCCGCAAGGGCGTCGTGTCCTCCATCGTCAACTTCGGTGCCTTCGTGGACCTGGGTGGCGTCGACGGCCTGGTGCACGTCTCCGAGCTGTCCTGGAAGCACATCGACCACCCGTCCGAGGTCGTCGAGGTCGGCCAGGAGGTCACGGTCGAGGTTCTGGACGTCGACATGGACCGCGAGCGCGTCTCGCTGTCGCTGAAGGCGACCCAGGAAGACCCGTGGCGCCAGTTCGCCCGCACCCACGCGATCGGCCAGATCGTGCCGGGCAAGGTCACCAAGCTCGTCCCGTTCGGTGCGTTCGTGCGCGTCGAGGAGGGCATCGAGGGCCTGGTGCACATCTCCGAGCTGGCCGAGCGCCACGTGGAGATCCCGGAGCAGGTCGTCCAGGTCAACGGCGACGTCATGGTCAAGGTCATCGACATCGACCTTGAGCGCCGTCGCATCTCGCTGTCGCTGAAGCAGGCCAACGAGGGCGTCACGGCCGAGACCGAGTTCGACCCGACCCAGTACGGGATGGCCGCCGAGTACGACCCCGAGGGCAACTACATCTACCCCGAAGGCTTCGACCCGGACACCCAGGAGTGGCAGGACGGCTTCGACAAGCAGCGCGAGGAGTGGGAGCGGCAGTACGCCGAGGCCCTCACGCGCTACGAGGCCCACATGGCGCAGGTCAAGAAGGCTGCCGAGGCCGACGCCGAAGCCGCTGCCGACGCCGCCACCGGCATCGAGGGTGGCAGCGGGGGCGGCGACCAGACGTACACCTCCGCTCCGGCCGAGGCCAAGAGCGGCGGCACGCTGGCCAGCGACGAGCAGCTCGCGGCTCTGCGCGAGAAGCTGTCGGGCGGCCAGGGCTGA
- a CDS encoding class I SAM-dependent methyltransferase, whose translation MSDHSAAPASDTADTADRHAHAELQLGTAGVAYRTVAGGEAAAANLAWWDADADDYQATHGEFLGDADFVWCPEGVREEDVRLLGDVRGRRVLEVGCGQAACSRWLSSAGADAVATDLSGGMLRHAHEGNERTGVTVPLVQANAEYLPFASGSFDAACSAFGALPFVPSLATVFAEVHRVLRPGSPWVFSVTHPMRWIFPDDPGPLGLTVTQPYFDRTPYVEVDDDGEATYVEYHRTLGDYVRALAAGGFALEDLLEPEWPEGHTRTWGQWSPLRGKLFPGTAIFRTRRS comes from the coding sequence ATGTCCGACCACTCGGCAGCCCCCGCATCGGACACAGCCGACACAGCCGACCGCCACGCCCACGCCGAGCTGCAGCTCGGCACGGCCGGCGTCGCGTACCGCACGGTCGCCGGCGGCGAGGCGGCCGCGGCGAACCTCGCCTGGTGGGACGCCGACGCCGACGACTACCAGGCCACCCACGGCGAGTTCCTGGGCGACGCCGACTTCGTCTGGTGCCCGGAGGGCGTGCGCGAGGAGGACGTGCGGCTGCTCGGCGACGTCCGCGGCCGGCGGGTGCTGGAGGTCGGCTGCGGCCAGGCAGCGTGCTCGCGCTGGCTCTCCTCGGCGGGAGCCGACGCCGTGGCGACCGACCTGTCCGGCGGGATGCTGCGCCACGCGCACGAGGGCAACGAGCGCACCGGCGTCACGGTGCCCCTGGTCCAGGCCAACGCCGAGTACCTGCCGTTCGCCTCGGGCAGCTTCGACGCCGCGTGCTCCGCGTTCGGCGCGCTGCCGTTCGTGCCCTCGCTCGCGACGGTGTTCGCCGAGGTGCACCGCGTGCTGCGCCCGGGTTCGCCGTGGGTGTTCTCGGTGACCCACCCGATGCGGTGGATCTTCCCCGACGACCCGGGCCCGCTGGGGCTCACCGTCACGCAGCCGTACTTCGACCGCACGCCGTACGTGGAGGTCGACGACGACGGCGAGGCCACCTACGTCGAGTACCACCGCACGCTCGGCGACTACGTGCGCGCGCTGGCCGCCGGCGGCTTCGCGCTCGAGGACCTGCTGGAGCCCGAGTGGCCCGAGGGCCACACGCGCACGTGGGGCCAGTGGAGCCCGCTGCGCGGCAAGCTCTTCCCCGGCACGGCGATCTTCCGCACGCGCCGCTCCTGA
- a CDS encoding GNAT family N-acetyltransferase, which translates to MATTEPAARFAALDPLLPPPAPSISDAAGERVGAVTGAGARVSGVVQRHRHGPGDTPLLWSAAQVWQLFPDPDTAGTEGFDLLLGELRSLVDTEPAEADSACVVNWPSRDAEAIRAFLDHGLAPMSALAVRTDPPPAAPDAAGTDGIAVRPAGPADFDTVLRLCAATFDYTGLVAHRRRDQTAELLAPALRRALDEPATWLAEAGGRPVALAQCAWVDSAPGTEAAELLPPGLWAYVNNVVTAPGHRGGGIGRVLMDRVHRELLRSGTVGAYLYYNPMNPLSSVFWHRQGYRPLWTSWEAHPATALR; encoded by the coding sequence GTGGCCACCACCGAACCCGCGGCGCGGTTCGCCGCGCTCGACCCGCTGCTGCCGCCGCCCGCGCCGTCGATCAGCGACGCCGCCGGCGAGCGGGTCGGCGCGGTGACGGGGGCGGGCGCGCGCGTGTCCGGGGTCGTGCAGCGCCACCGCCACGGCCCCGGCGACACTCCCCTGCTGTGGTCGGCCGCGCAGGTGTGGCAGCTGTTCCCCGACCCGGACACCGCCGGCACCGAGGGGTTCGACCTCCTGCTGGGCGAGCTGCGGTCCCTCGTGGACACCGAGCCGGCCGAAGCCGACTCCGCGTGCGTCGTGAACTGGCCGAGCCGCGACGCGGAGGCGATCCGGGCGTTCCTCGACCACGGGCTCGCCCCGATGTCCGCGCTCGCCGTGCGGACGGACCCGCCGCCGGCCGCGCCGGATGCCGCCGGCACCGACGGGATCGCCGTGCGCCCGGCCGGGCCGGCCGACTTCGACACCGTGCTCCGGCTGTGCGCGGCCACGTTCGACTACACCGGGCTGGTGGCGCACCGCCGTCGCGACCAGACGGCGGAATTGCTGGCGCCCGCGCTGCGCCGCGCGCTCGACGAACCGGCCACCTGGCTCGCGGAAGCCGGCGGCCGTCCGGTGGCGCTCGCCCAGTGCGCGTGGGTGGACTCGGCTCCCGGCACCGAGGCTGCCGAGCTCCTGCCGCCGGGGCTGTGGGCGTACGTGAACAACGTCGTGACCGCGCCCGGCCACCGCGGCGGCGGGATCGGGCGCGTCCTCATGGACCGAGTGCACCGCGAGCTGCTGCGTTCCGGCACGGTCGGCGCGTACCTCTACTACAACCCGATGAACCCCCTGTCCTCGGTGTTCTGGCACCGGCAGGGCTATCGTCCACTGTGGACGTCGTGGGAAGCCCACCCGGCGACCGCGCTGCGCTGA
- a CDS encoding ABC transporter ATP-binding protein, which translates to MQVRADRVSLEGPHGTLLPPTSLTVEDGYVTLVHGEPGVGITALGLALAGRVKPSTGTVTADVPGLLRDLVAVVDAPGVSEPDEALPLRVVAGEELALAHRPAGKEDVARWLTEHDAAPFAGTRFENLEPALRTRLLAELAAERTGVRVLVLDTPDRHTSLVETWTAVAEEHAKRGLAVAVLTATTPASALPYPPARIGSTDQPGPVRLLPRIEEPTGEKPAAEEPVVEKPAAANVSAEGEPA; encoded by the coding sequence GTGCAGGTACGAGCCGACCGGGTGTCCCTGGAGGGCCCCCACGGCACACTGTTGCCACCCACCTCGCTGACCGTCGAGGACGGCTACGTGACGCTGGTCCACGGCGAGCCCGGCGTCGGGATCACCGCGCTCGGCCTCGCGCTGGCCGGCCGCGTCAAGCCGAGCACCGGCACGGTCACCGCCGACGTCCCCGGCCTGCTGCGCGACCTCGTCGCCGTGGTCGACGCCCCGGGCGTGAGCGAGCCCGACGAGGCGCTGCCGCTGCGCGTGGTCGCCGGCGAGGAGCTCGCCCTGGCGCACCGGCCCGCAGGCAAGGAGGACGTGGCGCGCTGGCTCACCGAGCACGACGCCGCCCCCTTCGCCGGCACCCGCTTCGAGAACCTCGAGCCCGCGCTGCGCACCCGGCTGCTCGCCGAGCTGGCCGCGGAGCGCACCGGCGTGCGCGTGCTCGTGCTCGACACCCCCGACCGGCACACGAGCCTCGTCGAGACGTGGACCGCGGTCGCCGAGGAGCACGCGAAGCGCGGCCTCGCCGTCGCCGTGCTCACCGCGACGACACCCGCGTCCGCCCTCCCGTACCCCCCGGCGCGCATCGGGTCGACCGACCAGCCCGGGCCGGTGCGCCTGCTCCCCCGCATCGAGGAGCCCACCGGCGAAAAGCCCGCTGCCGAAGAGCCCGTCGTCGAAAAGCCCGCCGCTGCAAACGTCAGCGCTGAAGGAGAACCGGCATGA
- a CDS encoding YhgE/Pip domain-containing protein: MNAFRIALNELRRLSAGTLPKLAMAALVLVPLLYASFYLYANYDPYGRLDKLPAAVFTSDAGAKDSTGATRNVGREVTDELAKSGTFQWHEVSEKDARDGVRDDKYSFAIGIPRDFSTALLSSGNFTPQQATITLTTNDANNYLAGTIAKQVADQVRKTIAEKVGGEAADRFLVGFSTIYGKISDAANGAKQLADGAAQLQTGQHQLADGASQLATGSGTLATGLNTLKTSTAQLPSQTQQLATGAGQVADGNQQVADAASLAASASADIQGKLDGYRTRLDTDLHNAGLSDTQVNGILAQLDQLRSPVDQANTKIQSANGDLAKLASGARQVSDGAHQLASATPQLTSGIAQASDGANQLRDGAAKLDDGEKTAVTGTDQLASGANQLRDGLSSGLSQIPNPDDPTRTATANTIADPVAVTANGVASAGTYGAGLAPFFISLATWIGAFVLFLLIRPLSTRALTAGAAPLRVALGGWLSSAVLGIAQVIVLFAAVTWLVGIHIAHPLGAIGFAILVSLAFTSVVHALNAFFGAVGKFLGLVLLVLQLVSAGGTFPWQTIPDALYPLHVVLPMGYAIDGFRHLLYSGASLQILGDVGVLLAYLVGGIVLSTLAARKHRVWTVSALKPELSL; encoded by the coding sequence CTGAACGCCTTCCGCATCGCCCTCAACGAACTGCGCCGGCTCTCGGCCGGCACGCTGCCGAAGCTGGCGATGGCCGCGCTCGTGCTGGTTCCGCTGCTCTACGCGTCCTTCTACCTGTACGCGAACTACGACCCGTACGGCCGCCTCGACAAGCTGCCCGCCGCCGTGTTCACCAGCGACGCCGGTGCGAAGGACTCGACGGGTGCCACGCGCAACGTCGGGCGTGAGGTGACCGACGAACTCGCGAAGTCCGGCACCTTCCAGTGGCACGAAGTGTCCGAAAAGGACGCCCGCGACGGCGTGCGCGACGACAAGTACTCCTTCGCCATCGGCATCCCGCGCGACTTCTCCACCGCGCTGCTGTCGTCGGGCAACTTCACGCCCCAGCAGGCCACGATCACGCTGACCACCAACGACGCCAACAACTACCTCGCGGGCACCATCGCGAAGCAGGTGGCCGACCAGGTGCGCAAGACCATCGCCGAGAAGGTGGGCGGCGAGGCGGCCGACCGGTTCCTCGTGGGCTTCTCCACGATCTACGGCAAGATCTCCGACGCCGCCAACGGCGCGAAGCAGCTCGCCGACGGCGCCGCGCAGCTGCAGACCGGCCAGCACCAGCTCGCCGACGGGGCGAGCCAGCTCGCCACCGGCTCCGGCACGCTCGCGACCGGGCTGAACACGCTGAAGACGAGTACCGCGCAGCTGCCGAGCCAGACCCAGCAGCTCGCGACCGGTGCCGGCCAGGTCGCCGACGGCAACCAGCAGGTGGCCGACGCCGCCTCGCTCGCCGCGTCCGCGTCGGCCGACATCCAGGGCAAGCTCGACGGCTACCGGACCCGGCTCGACACCGACCTGCACAACGCGGGCCTGTCCGACACCCAGGTCAACGGCATCCTGGCTCAGCTCGACCAGCTGCGCTCGCCCGTCGACCAGGCGAACACCAAGATCCAGTCGGCCAACGGCGACCTCGCCAAGCTGGCGAGCGGTGCCCGTCAAGTGTCGGACGGCGCGCACCAGCTCGCCTCGGCCACGCCGCAGCTGACCAGCGGGATCGCGCAGGCGTCCGACGGCGCCAACCAGCTACGGGACGGCGCGGCGAAGCTCGACGACGGGGAGAAGACCGCCGTCACGGGCACCGACCAGCTCGCGAGCGGCGCGAACCAGCTGCGCGACGGGCTGTCCTCGGGCCTGTCGCAGATCCCGAACCCGGACGACCCGACGCGCACCGCCACGGCGAACACCATCGCCGACCCGGTCGCGGTCACGGCCAACGGCGTCGCCTCCGCGGGCACGTACGGCGCGGGCTTGGCCCCGTTCTTCATCTCGCTGGCCACGTGGATCGGCGCGTTCGTGCTGTTCCTGCTCATCCGCCCGCTGTCCACGCGGGCGCTCACCGCGGGCGCCGCGCCGCTGCGGGTGGCGCTCGGCGGCTGGCTGTCGTCGGCCGTGCTCGGCATCGCGCAGGTGATCGTGCTGTTCGCCGCGGTGACGTGGCTGGTCGGCATCCACATCGCGCACCCGTTGGGCGCGATCGGGTTCGCGATCCTCGTCTCGCTGGCGTTCACGTCGGTGGTGCACGCGCTCAACGCGTTCTTCGGCGCCGTCGGCAAGTTCCTCGGGCTGGTGCTGCTGGTGCTGCAACTGGTGAGCGCGGGCGGCACGTTCCCGTGGCAGACGATCCCCGACGCGCTCTACCCGCTGCACGTCGTGCTGCCGATGGGCTACGCCATCGACGGCTTCAGGCACCTGCTCTACTCCGGCGCGTCGCTGCAGATCCTCGGTGACGTCGGGGTGCTGCTGGCCTACCTCGTCGGCGGGATCGTGCTGTCGACGCTGGCGGCCCGCAAGCACCGGGTCTGGACGGTGTCGGCGCTCAAACCCGAGCTCAGCCTGTGA
- a CDS encoding TetR/AcrR family transcriptional regulator → MRETTKRKLFEATLRLSASRGLVGLTVDEIATEAGVAKGTVYYNFGSKDGLVDSLLRFGVDLLAGRLRAAVTDGEPLDVIEAQVDTTLQFIAEYPGFSQIVVSELWRTPGQWHDTLALLREEIISIVKGQLHRLDEAGRLPAGVAIETAAAGLFGTMLVVALDWQVFQPARTRADVRDSVMVLIRGLGRG, encoded by the coding sequence GTGAGGGAGACGACCAAGCGGAAGCTCTTCGAGGCGACCCTGCGGCTTTCGGCCAGCAGGGGCCTCGTGGGGCTGACGGTGGACGAGATCGCGACCGAGGCCGGCGTCGCCAAGGGCACGGTGTACTACAACTTCGGGTCCAAGGACGGGCTGGTCGACAGCCTGCTCCGTTTCGGCGTCGACCTGCTGGCCGGGCGCCTGCGCGCGGCTGTGACCGACGGCGAGCCGCTCGACGTCATCGAAGCGCAGGTCGACACGACGCTGCAGTTCATCGCCGAGTACCCGGGGTTCTCGCAGATCGTGGTGAGCGAGCTGTGGCGCACGCCGGGCCAGTGGCACGACACGCTGGCGCTGCTGCGCGAAGAGATCATCTCGATCGTGAAGGGGCAGCTGCACCGCCTCGACGAGGCCGGCCGGCTGCCCGCGGGCGTCGCCATCGAGACCGCGGCGGCTGGCCTGTTCGGGACGATGCTGGTCGTCGCGCTCGACTGGCAGGTCTTCCAGCCCGCCCGCACCCGGGCCGACGTGCGCGACTCGGTGATGGTGCTGATCCGGGGCCTCGGCCGCGGCTGA
- a CDS encoding DUF72 domain-containing protein, which translates to MWTHAPWQRRLLPHPLAPRERLRAYATWCNAVEGNTTFYATPSRTTVETWAEQTSADFRFVLKLPKPITHERGLGDVDAVLATFLAAIEPLGERAHTLWIQLPPSFSPEALGALAGFLRRLPREYRYAVEVRDRAFFEDARAAQALERVLAGAGAEWITFDTTVLFSQPPTSEAEQEAWLKKPRMPRRIRALTADPVVRYIGRDDPDETAAGWRPWADAVVHWLREGRSPTVFLHTPDNADALLLARRFHDEVRARVPELAPLAEPMPVGPPTLF; encoded by the coding sequence ATGTGGACGCACGCGCCCTGGCAGCGCCGGCTCCTGCCGCACCCCCTGGCACCCCGCGAGCGCCTCCGCGCGTACGCGACGTGGTGCAACGCGGTCGAGGGCAACACGACGTTCTACGCCACGCCGTCCCGCACCACGGTCGAGACCTGGGCCGAGCAGACGTCCGCCGATTTCCGCTTCGTGCTCAAGCTGCCGAAGCCGATCACGCACGAACGCGGTCTCGGCGACGTCGACGCGGTACTGGCCACGTTCCTCGCGGCGATCGAGCCACTGGGCGAGCGCGCCCACACGCTGTGGATCCAGCTCCCGCCGTCGTTCTCGCCGGAGGCCCTCGGCGCCCTCGCGGGTTTCCTGCGGCGCTTGCCCCGCGAGTACCGCTACGCCGTCGAGGTCCGCGACCGCGCCTTCTTCGAAGACGCGCGCGCCGCCCAGGCCCTGGAACGCGTCCTCGCCGGCGCCGGCGCCGAGTGGATCACCTTCGACACCACTGTGTTGTTCTCCCAGCCGCCGACATCCGAAGCCGAGCAGGAGGCGTGGCTCAAGAAGCCCCGCATGCCCCGGCGGATCCGCGCCCTGACCGCCGACCCCGTCGTCCGCTACATCGGCCGCGACGACCCCGATGAGACGGCCGCCGGCTGGCGCCCCTGGGCCGACGCCGTGGTGCACTGGCTGCGCGAAGGCCGCTCACCCACGGTCTTCCTCCACACCCCGGACAACGCCGACGCGCTGCTTCTGGCCCGCCGCTTCCACGACGAGGTGCGGGCGCGCGTTCCCGAACTGGCGCCCCTCGCCGAGCCGATGCCGGTGGGACCACCGACGCTGTTCTGA